In the Arachis ipaensis cultivar K30076 chromosome B10, Araip1.1, whole genome shotgun sequence genome, one interval contains:
- the LOC107622193 gene encoding putative nuclear RNA export factor SDE5 isoform X4, producing the protein MCFNQIVMEVPAQNIVTCDEEKALKCLLDAFGSVFSLEEIASAYCKASRNADLAGEMLYEMKGTSSSSSSHSSNADARVEETSGTSDGYSVENSSHERKNLRAKARSVSVGTVSGTIGRDYVRPVPSANGSHGATKPVKMDVKEMPLTGICREKARPNVSKHNQLQQDMEDFLFKMLGNGFQLDRDMIRGVLESCGYDMQKSMYRLLDPSNVTFDRTAVVGDSASRFTDVKPKSELSSSESKSHNLNHLRSDRTVASNKGVESHQKQKHKDELQKEILFALFKGYQRCEEAPKKTVKDVNNSSRYKHVVFEPPEDTMEEYKIDMDFSLRDATNGTYPDVEDEDYQCVRRAVKEYRATMNEYYKAAVDAFANGDKFKAEKLIDQGNFFLKKAREADEESSRMIVEPKTSEAQEMLLDLHDHGSREAIRLLKCHLSSLAGIPSFEYLKVIIDASNQENTKGSRRRAILKLLEQEAIKWIEGETAGTILIRLDSIDRKKLSFLKT; encoded by the exons ATG TGTTTCAATCAAATTGTTATGGAAGTCCCCGCCCAGAATATAGTCACATGTGATGAAGAAAAAGCATTAAAGTGCTTGCTTGATGCCTTTGGCTCTGTATTTTCGCTTGAGGAAATAGCTTCTGCCTATTGCAAGGCAAGCCGGAATGCAGACTTGGCAGGAGAAATGTTGTATGAGATGAAGGGGACCTCTTCATCCTCTTCAAGCCATTCATCTAATGCAGATGCCAGGGTTGAAGAGACTTCAGGAACGTCTGATGGATATTCTGTTGAAAACTCCTCCCACGAAAGAAAAAACTTAAGGGCGAAAGCTCGCTCAGTCTCAGTAGGTACTGTTTCAGGCACTATTGGCAGGGATTATGTTAGGCCAGTGCCATCTGCAAATGGGTCTCATGGTGCGACTAAGCCAGTAAAAATGGATGTAAAGGAGATGCCCCTGACTGGAATCTGCCGTGAAAAAGCAAGGCCAAATGTTTCAAAGCATAATCAGCTTCAACAGGACATGGAAGATTTCTTATTTAAAATGCTTGGAAATGGCTTTCAGCTTGACAGAGATATGATACGGGGAGTTCTTG AATCTTGTGGTTATGATATGCAGAAG AGCATGTATAGACTTCTAGATCCATCCAATGTGACTTTTGACAGGACAGCTGTTGTTGGTGATTCAGCTTCGAGG TTTACAGATGTGAAACCAAAATCTGAATTATCTTCATCTGAAAGTAAGTCTCATAATCTAAATCATCTCAGAAG CGATAGAACTGTAGCTTCAAACAAAGGAGTGGAATCACATCAAAAGCAGAAACATAAAGATGAACTTCAGAAGGAAATCTTGTTTGCTCTTTTTAAAGGTTATCAGCGATGTGAGGAGGCTCCTAAAAAAACTGTAAAGGATGTGAATAATAGTTCACGATATAAACATGTTGTATTTGAACCTCCGGAAGACACAATGGAAGAATATAAGATTGATATGGACTTCTCACTACGAGATGCTACAAATGGTACTTATCCAG ATGTGGAGGATGAAGATTACCAGTGTGTGCGTAGAGCAGTGAAGGAGTACCGGGCCACAATGAATGAATATTATAAAGCT GCTGTTGATGCATTTGCAAATGGGGATAAATTCAAAGCTGAAAAACTTATAGATCAG GGAAATTTTTTTCTCAAGAAGGCTCGTGAAGCTGATGAAGAATCTAGCAGAATGATTGTTGAACCCAA GACCTCAGAAGCACAAGAAATGTTGCTCGACTTGCACGACCATGGTTCAAGGGAGGCTATACGTCTACTGAAGTgtcatctttcttctcttgctgGCATTCCGT CATTTGAGTATCTCAAGGTTATCATTGATGCAAGTAATCAAGAAAATACCAAAGGGTCTCGCAGGCGGGCG ATATTAAAACTATTAGAACAGGAAGCTATAAAGTGGATTGAAGGAGAAACAGCTGGTACAATATTGATCCGCTTGGATAGCATTGATCGGAAAAAACTCAGTTTTCTCAAAACATAG
- the LOC107622195 gene encoding pentatricopeptide repeat-containing protein At4g21705, mitochondrial isoform X1 — protein sequence MALKLVSRVVAQIANTRSRSYYTSRTKKLSLYSKISPLGNPTTSMEPELDDWVYKGNKVRVGELQRIVRDLRKRRRFAQALEVSEWMNKNGVCIFSPVEHAVHLDLVGKVHGFQSAECYFDSLKDQDKIDKTYGALLNCYVRQRQIEKALSHFQKMKKLGFASTPLTYNDIMCLYTNIGQHEKVPDVLTEMKENGILPDNFSYRICINSYGVRSDVTEMERILKEMESQPQILMEWNTYSVVANFYIKAGFVGKAVDALRKSEERLDNKDGIGYNHLISLYAQLGNKNEVLRVWELEKSSCKRCLNRDFTTMLESLVKLGELDEAEKILKEWESSGNCYDFSVPNTIIIGYAEKGLYEKAEAMLEDLQNTGKVTTPNSWTVVAGGYLHTGEMGKALRCLKTGLSLYVDKKGWKPNPKVISGVLRWIGDNGTVTDAENLVSSLINVVPVNRQMYHALIKTYIREGKEVDELLDRMKKDNIDENEETREIVQMRKL from the exons ATGGCGTTGAAGCTTGTTAGCAGAGTGGTGGCGCAAATTGCGAACACGAGAAGCAGATCATACTACACGAGCAGGACGAAGAAGCTAAGCCTTTACTCCAAGATTAGCCCACTTGGAAACCCTACCACAAGCATGGAACCTGAGCTCGACGATTGGGTCTACAAGGGTAACAAGGTTCGAGTTGGAGAGCTTCAGCGCATCGTTCGCGACCTTCGCAAGCGCAGGAGGTTCGCCCAGGCACTCGAG GTATCTGAGTGGATGAATAAGAATGGTGTGTGCATATTTTCTCCAGTTGAACATGCAGTGCATTTGGATTTGGTTGGCAAGGTTCATGGATTTCAGTCTGCTGAATGCTATTTTGACAGCTTGAAGGACCAAGATAAAATTGATAAGACATATGGTGCTCTCTTGAATTGCTATGTTCGCCAGCGCCAAATTGAGAAGGCTCTCTCCCATTTCCAGAAAATGAAGAAGCTGGGGTTCGCTTCGACGCCTCTAACCTACAACGATATTATGTGTTTGTATACAAATATTGGACAGCATGAGAAGGTCCCCGATGTGTTAACTGAGATGAAAGAAAACGGGATTTTACCTGACAACTTCAGCTACAGAATATGTATAAATTCTTATGGCGTGAGGTCTGATGTCACTGAAATGGAGAGAATATTGAAAGAGATGGAGAGTCAACCGCAAATTTTGATGGAGTGGAACACTTATTCTGTTGTGGCTAATTTCTATATAAAAGCAGGGTTCGTGGGTAAGGCAGTTGATGCTTTAAGGAAATCAGAGGAGAGGCTAGATAACAAAGATGGTATTGGTTACAATCATCTCATCTCTCTTTATGCACAACTGGGCAACAAGAATGAGGTCCTAAGAGTATGGGAGTTGGAGAAAAGTTCTTGCAAAAGATGCTTAAACAGGGATTTTACAACCATGTTAGAATCTCTGGTGAAGCTCGGTGAGCTGGACGAAGCAGAGAAAATACTGAAGGAATGGGAATCCTCTGGCAACTGTTACGATTTTTCAGTCCCAAACACTATAATCATTGGGTACGCAGAGAAGGGTTTGTATGAGAAAGCTGAAGCCATGCTGGAAGATTTACAGAACACCGGAAAGGTGACGACTCCGAACAGTTGGACTGTGGTGGCAGGTGGATACCTGCATACGGGTGAGATGGGGAAAGCTTTGAGGTGCCTTAAAACAGGTCTGTCTTTGTATGTTGACAAGAAAGGATGGAAGCCAAACCCCAAGGTGATCTCTGGTGTATTGAGATGGATTGGTGACAATGGAACTGTCACAGACGCAGAAAATTTAGTGAGTTCATTAATAAATGTTGTCCCAGTAAATAGACAAATGTACCATGCCCTAATCAAGACTTACATTAGAGAGGGTAAAGAAGTGGATGAACTTTTGGACCGCATGAAAAAAGACAACATTGATGAAAACGAAGAAACTAGGGAAATTGTTCAAATGAGGAAGCTGTAG
- the LOC107622195 gene encoding pentatricopeptide repeat-containing protein At4g21705, mitochondrial isoform X2, protein MNKNGVCIFSPVEHAVHLDLVGKVHGFQSAECYFDSLKDQDKIDKTYGALLNCYVRQRQIEKALSHFQKMKKLGFASTPLTYNDIMCLYTNIGQHEKVPDVLTEMKENGILPDNFSYRICINSYGVRSDVTEMERILKEMESQPQILMEWNTYSVVANFYIKAGFVGKAVDALRKSEERLDNKDGIGYNHLISLYAQLGNKNEVLRVWELEKSSCKRCLNRDFTTMLESLVKLGELDEAEKILKEWESSGNCYDFSVPNTIIIGYAEKGLYEKAEAMLEDLQNTGKVTTPNSWTVVAGGYLHTGEMGKALRCLKTGLSLYVDKKGWKPNPKVISGVLRWIGDNGTVTDAENLVSSLINVVPVNRQMYHALIKTYIREGKEVDELLDRMKKDNIDENEETREIVQMRKL, encoded by the coding sequence ATGAATAAGAATGGTGTGTGCATATTTTCTCCAGTTGAACATGCAGTGCATTTGGATTTGGTTGGCAAGGTTCATGGATTTCAGTCTGCTGAATGCTATTTTGACAGCTTGAAGGACCAAGATAAAATTGATAAGACATATGGTGCTCTCTTGAATTGCTATGTTCGCCAGCGCCAAATTGAGAAGGCTCTCTCCCATTTCCAGAAAATGAAGAAGCTGGGGTTCGCTTCGACGCCTCTAACCTACAACGATATTATGTGTTTGTATACAAATATTGGACAGCATGAGAAGGTCCCCGATGTGTTAACTGAGATGAAAGAAAACGGGATTTTACCTGACAACTTCAGCTACAGAATATGTATAAATTCTTATGGCGTGAGGTCTGATGTCACTGAAATGGAGAGAATATTGAAAGAGATGGAGAGTCAACCGCAAATTTTGATGGAGTGGAACACTTATTCTGTTGTGGCTAATTTCTATATAAAAGCAGGGTTCGTGGGTAAGGCAGTTGATGCTTTAAGGAAATCAGAGGAGAGGCTAGATAACAAAGATGGTATTGGTTACAATCATCTCATCTCTCTTTATGCACAACTGGGCAACAAGAATGAGGTCCTAAGAGTATGGGAGTTGGAGAAAAGTTCTTGCAAAAGATGCTTAAACAGGGATTTTACAACCATGTTAGAATCTCTGGTGAAGCTCGGTGAGCTGGACGAAGCAGAGAAAATACTGAAGGAATGGGAATCCTCTGGCAACTGTTACGATTTTTCAGTCCCAAACACTATAATCATTGGGTACGCAGAGAAGGGTTTGTATGAGAAAGCTGAAGCCATGCTGGAAGATTTACAGAACACCGGAAAGGTGACGACTCCGAACAGTTGGACTGTGGTGGCAGGTGGATACCTGCATACGGGTGAGATGGGGAAAGCTTTGAGGTGCCTTAAAACAGGTCTGTCTTTGTATGTTGACAAGAAAGGATGGAAGCCAAACCCCAAGGTGATCTCTGGTGTATTGAGATGGATTGGTGACAATGGAACTGTCACAGACGCAGAAAATTTAGTGAGTTCATTAATAAATGTTGTCCCAGTAAATAGACAAATGTACCATGCCCTAATCAAGACTTACATTAGAGAGGGTAAAGAAGTGGATGAACTTTTGGACCGCATGAAAAAAGACAACATTGATGAAAACGAAGAAACTAGGGAAATTGTTCAAATGAGGAAGCTGTAG
- the LOC107622197 gene encoding stress-related protein: protein MDTQAPKVENEKAVVEAQQQELKYLEFVQFATIQAVMRAAILYSYAKERSGPLKSGVETVEEAVKTVVAPVYDKFHLVPTEFLHYVDRKVEESVAEIDRHVPTNVKVASNQACSVVSSVRRTGVVDAASGFAKSVYDKYEPKAEECAVSAWRKLKQLPLFPIVAGAVLPKAAYYTAKYNEAVTVSAKKGYKVSAYLPLVPTEKIVRVFGESN from the exons ATGGACACCCAAGCTCCCAAG GTCGAGAATGAGAAAGCTGTTGTTGAAGCTCAACAACAAGAGCTCAAGTACCTTGAATTCGTGCAATTCGCCACGATTCAAGCTGTGATGCGCGCCGCGATCCTCTATTCCTACGCCAAGGAACGCTCCGGCCCCCTCAAATCCGGCGTTGAGACCGTCGAGGAGGCCGTCAAGACTGTCGTCGCTCCCGTCTACGACAAATTCCACCTCGTCCCTACCGAGTTCCTCCACTACGTAGACCGCAAG GTTGAGGAGTCCGTAGCTGAGATCGATCGCCACGTTCCAACCAACGTCAAGGTGGCCTCAAACCAGGCCTGCTCTGTCGTCTCCAGTGTCCGCCGCACGGGTGTGGTGGACGCTGCCTCAGGATTCGCCAAGTCGGTGTACGACAAATATGAGCCAAAGGCGGAGGAGTGCGCCGTGTCGGCATGGCGCAAGCTGAAGCAGCTGCCATTGTTCCCTATTGTTGCCGGCGCCGTGCTTCCCAAGGCGGCATACTACACTGCCAAGTACAACGAGGCGGTGACCGTCTCCGCCAAGAAGGGTTACAAGGTGTCTGCTTACCTTCCTTTGGTGCCCACCGAGAAGATCGTGAGGGTGTTCGGCGAGTCGAACTGA
- the LOC107622193 gene encoding putative nuclear RNA export factor SDE5 isoform X1: MCFNQIVMEVPAQNIVTCDEEKALKCLLDAFGSVFSLEEIASAYCKASRNADLAGEMLYEMKGTSSSSSSHSSNADARVEETSGTSDGYSVENSSHERKNLRAKARSVSVGTVSGTIGRDYVRPVPSANGSHGATKPVKMDVKEMPLTGICREKARPNVSKHNQLQQDMEDFLFKMLGNGFQLDRDMIRGVLESCGYDMQKTRIHNISFPLFYFHSVYNLLNLSMYRLLDPSNVTFDRTAVVGDSASRFTDVKPKSELSSSESKSHNLNHLRSDRTVASNKGVESHQKQKHKDELQKEILFALFKGYQRCEEAPKKTVKDVNNSSRYKHVVFEPPEDTMEEYKIDMDFSLRDATNGTYPDVEDEDYQCVRRAVKEYRATMNEYYKAAVDAFANGDKFKAEKLIDQGNFFLKKAREADEESSRMIVEPKTSEAQEMLLDLHDHGSREAIRLLKCHLSSLAGIPSFEYLKVIIDASNQENTKGSRRRAILKLLEQEAIKWIEGETAGTILIRLDSIDRKKLSFLKT; the protein is encoded by the exons ATG TGTTTCAATCAAATTGTTATGGAAGTCCCCGCCCAGAATATAGTCACATGTGATGAAGAAAAAGCATTAAAGTGCTTGCTTGATGCCTTTGGCTCTGTATTTTCGCTTGAGGAAATAGCTTCTGCCTATTGCAAGGCAAGCCGGAATGCAGACTTGGCAGGAGAAATGTTGTATGAGATGAAGGGGACCTCTTCATCCTCTTCAAGCCATTCATCTAATGCAGATGCCAGGGTTGAAGAGACTTCAGGAACGTCTGATGGATATTCTGTTGAAAACTCCTCCCACGAAAGAAAAAACTTAAGGGCGAAAGCTCGCTCAGTCTCAGTAGGTACTGTTTCAGGCACTATTGGCAGGGATTATGTTAGGCCAGTGCCATCTGCAAATGGGTCTCATGGTGCGACTAAGCCAGTAAAAATGGATGTAAAGGAGATGCCCCTGACTGGAATCTGCCGTGAAAAAGCAAGGCCAAATGTTTCAAAGCATAATCAGCTTCAACAGGACATGGAAGATTTCTTATTTAAAATGCTTGGAAATGGCTTTCAGCTTGACAGAGATATGATACGGGGAGTTCTTG AATCTTGTGGTTATGATATGCAGAAG ACCAGAATCCACAACATTAGTTTTCCACTTTTTTACTTTCATTCAGTTTACAACCTCCTAAATCTG AGCATGTATAGACTTCTAGATCCATCCAATGTGACTTTTGACAGGACAGCTGTTGTTGGTGATTCAGCTTCGAGG TTTACAGATGTGAAACCAAAATCTGAATTATCTTCATCTGAAAGTAAGTCTCATAATCTAAATCATCTCAGAAG CGATAGAACTGTAGCTTCAAACAAAGGAGTGGAATCACATCAAAAGCAGAAACATAAAGATGAACTTCAGAAGGAAATCTTGTTTGCTCTTTTTAAAGGTTATCAGCGATGTGAGGAGGCTCCTAAAAAAACTGTAAAGGATGTGAATAATAGTTCACGATATAAACATGTTGTATTTGAACCTCCGGAAGACACAATGGAAGAATATAAGATTGATATGGACTTCTCACTACGAGATGCTACAAATGGTACTTATCCAG ATGTGGAGGATGAAGATTACCAGTGTGTGCGTAGAGCAGTGAAGGAGTACCGGGCCACAATGAATGAATATTATAAAGCT GCTGTTGATGCATTTGCAAATGGGGATAAATTCAAAGCTGAAAAACTTATAGATCAG GGAAATTTTTTTCTCAAGAAGGCTCGTGAAGCTGATGAAGAATCTAGCAGAATGATTGTTGAACCCAA GACCTCAGAAGCACAAGAAATGTTGCTCGACTTGCACGACCATGGTTCAAGGGAGGCTATACGTCTACTGAAGTgtcatctttcttctcttgctgGCATTCCGT CATTTGAGTATCTCAAGGTTATCATTGATGCAAGTAATCAAGAAAATACCAAAGGGTCTCGCAGGCGGGCG ATATTAAAACTATTAGAACAGGAAGCTATAAAGTGGATTGAAGGAGAAACAGCTGGTACAATATTGATCCGCTTGGATAGCATTGATCGGAAAAAACTCAGTTTTCTCAAAACATAG
- the LOC107622193 gene encoding putative nuclear RNA export factor SDE5 isoform X2, which translates to MCFNQIVMEVPAQNIVTCDEEKALKCLLDAFGSVFSLEEIASAYCKASRNADLAGEMLYEMKGTSSSSSSHSSNADARVEETSGTSDGYSVENSSHERKNLRAKARSVSVGTVSGTIGRDYVRPVPSANGSHGATKPVKMDVKEMPLTGICREKARPNVSKHNQLQQDMEDFLFKMLGNGFQLDRDMIRGVLESCGYDMQKTRIHNISFPLFYFHSVYNLLNLSMYRLLDPSNVTFDRTAVVGDSASRFTDVKPKSELSSSESKSHNLNHLRSDRTVASNKGVESHQKQKHKDELQKEILFALFKGYQRCEEAPKKTVKDVNNSSRYKHVVFEPPEDTMEEYKIDMDFSLRDATNDVEDEDYQCVRRAVKEYRATMNEYYKAAVDAFANGDKFKAEKLIDQGNFFLKKAREADEESSRMIVEPKTSEAQEMLLDLHDHGSREAIRLLKCHLSSLAGIPSFEYLKVIIDASNQENTKGSRRRAILKLLEQEAIKWIEGETAGTILIRLDSIDRKKLSFLKT; encoded by the exons ATG TGTTTCAATCAAATTGTTATGGAAGTCCCCGCCCAGAATATAGTCACATGTGATGAAGAAAAAGCATTAAAGTGCTTGCTTGATGCCTTTGGCTCTGTATTTTCGCTTGAGGAAATAGCTTCTGCCTATTGCAAGGCAAGCCGGAATGCAGACTTGGCAGGAGAAATGTTGTATGAGATGAAGGGGACCTCTTCATCCTCTTCAAGCCATTCATCTAATGCAGATGCCAGGGTTGAAGAGACTTCAGGAACGTCTGATGGATATTCTGTTGAAAACTCCTCCCACGAAAGAAAAAACTTAAGGGCGAAAGCTCGCTCAGTCTCAGTAGGTACTGTTTCAGGCACTATTGGCAGGGATTATGTTAGGCCAGTGCCATCTGCAAATGGGTCTCATGGTGCGACTAAGCCAGTAAAAATGGATGTAAAGGAGATGCCCCTGACTGGAATCTGCCGTGAAAAAGCAAGGCCAAATGTTTCAAAGCATAATCAGCTTCAACAGGACATGGAAGATTTCTTATTTAAAATGCTTGGAAATGGCTTTCAGCTTGACAGAGATATGATACGGGGAGTTCTTG AATCTTGTGGTTATGATATGCAGAAG ACCAGAATCCACAACATTAGTTTTCCACTTTTTTACTTTCATTCAGTTTACAACCTCCTAAATCTG AGCATGTATAGACTTCTAGATCCATCCAATGTGACTTTTGACAGGACAGCTGTTGTTGGTGATTCAGCTTCGAGG TTTACAGATGTGAAACCAAAATCTGAATTATCTTCATCTGAAAGTAAGTCTCATAATCTAAATCATCTCAGAAG CGATAGAACTGTAGCTTCAAACAAAGGAGTGGAATCACATCAAAAGCAGAAACATAAAGATGAACTTCAGAAGGAAATCTTGTTTGCTCTTTTTAAAGGTTATCAGCGATGTGAGGAGGCTCCTAAAAAAACTGTAAAGGATGTGAATAATAGTTCACGATATAAACATGTTGTATTTGAACCTCCGGAAGACACAATGGAAGAATATAAGATTGATATGGACTTCTCACTACGAGATGCTACAAATG ATGTGGAGGATGAAGATTACCAGTGTGTGCGTAGAGCAGTGAAGGAGTACCGGGCCACAATGAATGAATATTATAAAGCT GCTGTTGATGCATTTGCAAATGGGGATAAATTCAAAGCTGAAAAACTTATAGATCAG GGAAATTTTTTTCTCAAGAAGGCTCGTGAAGCTGATGAAGAATCTAGCAGAATGATTGTTGAACCCAA GACCTCAGAAGCACAAGAAATGTTGCTCGACTTGCACGACCATGGTTCAAGGGAGGCTATACGTCTACTGAAGTgtcatctttcttctcttgctgGCATTCCGT CATTTGAGTATCTCAAGGTTATCATTGATGCAAGTAATCAAGAAAATACCAAAGGGTCTCGCAGGCGGGCG ATATTAAAACTATTAGAACAGGAAGCTATAAAGTGGATTGAAGGAGAAACAGCTGGTACAATATTGATCCGCTTGGATAGCATTGATCGGAAAAAACTCAGTTTTCTCAAAACATAG
- the LOC107622193 gene encoding putative nuclear RNA export factor SDE5 isoform X3, with translation MEVPAQNIVTCDEEKALKCLLDAFGSVFSLEEIASAYCKASRNADLAGEMLYEMKGTSSSSSSHSSNADARVEETSGTSDGYSVENSSHERKNLRAKARSVSVGTVSGTIGRDYVRPVPSANGSHGATKPVKMDVKEMPLTGICREKARPNVSKHNQLQQDMEDFLFKMLGNGFQLDRDMIRGVLESCGYDMQKTRIHNISFPLFYFHSVYNLLNLSMYRLLDPSNVTFDRTAVVGDSASRFTDVKPKSELSSSESKSHNLNHLRSDRTVASNKGVESHQKQKHKDELQKEILFALFKGYQRCEEAPKKTVKDVNNSSRYKHVVFEPPEDTMEEYKIDMDFSLRDATNGTYPDVEDEDYQCVRRAVKEYRATMNEYYKAAVDAFANGDKFKAEKLIDQGNFFLKKAREADEESSRMIVEPKTSEAQEMLLDLHDHGSREAIRLLKCHLSSLAGIPSFEYLKVIIDASNQENTKGSRRRAILKLLEQEAIKWIEGETAGTILIRLDSIDRKKLSFLKT, from the exons ATGGAAGTCCCCGCCCAGAATATAGTCACATGTGATGAAGAAAAAGCATTAAAGTGCTTGCTTGATGCCTTTGGCTCTGTATTTTCGCTTGAGGAAATAGCTTCTGCCTATTGCAAGGCAAGCCGGAATGCAGACTTGGCAGGAGAAATGTTGTATGAGATGAAGGGGACCTCTTCATCCTCTTCAAGCCATTCATCTAATGCAGATGCCAGGGTTGAAGAGACTTCAGGAACGTCTGATGGATATTCTGTTGAAAACTCCTCCCACGAAAGAAAAAACTTAAGGGCGAAAGCTCGCTCAGTCTCAGTAGGTACTGTTTCAGGCACTATTGGCAGGGATTATGTTAGGCCAGTGCCATCTGCAAATGGGTCTCATGGTGCGACTAAGCCAGTAAAAATGGATGTAAAGGAGATGCCCCTGACTGGAATCTGCCGTGAAAAAGCAAGGCCAAATGTTTCAAAGCATAATCAGCTTCAACAGGACATGGAAGATTTCTTATTTAAAATGCTTGGAAATGGCTTTCAGCTTGACAGAGATATGATACGGGGAGTTCTTG AATCTTGTGGTTATGATATGCAGAAG ACCAGAATCCACAACATTAGTTTTCCACTTTTTTACTTTCATTCAGTTTACAACCTCCTAAATCTG AGCATGTATAGACTTCTAGATCCATCCAATGTGACTTTTGACAGGACAGCTGTTGTTGGTGATTCAGCTTCGAGG TTTACAGATGTGAAACCAAAATCTGAATTATCTTCATCTGAAAGTAAGTCTCATAATCTAAATCATCTCAGAAG CGATAGAACTGTAGCTTCAAACAAAGGAGTGGAATCACATCAAAAGCAGAAACATAAAGATGAACTTCAGAAGGAAATCTTGTTTGCTCTTTTTAAAGGTTATCAGCGATGTGAGGAGGCTCCTAAAAAAACTGTAAAGGATGTGAATAATAGTTCACGATATAAACATGTTGTATTTGAACCTCCGGAAGACACAATGGAAGAATATAAGATTGATATGGACTTCTCACTACGAGATGCTACAAATGGTACTTATCCAG ATGTGGAGGATGAAGATTACCAGTGTGTGCGTAGAGCAGTGAAGGAGTACCGGGCCACAATGAATGAATATTATAAAGCT GCTGTTGATGCATTTGCAAATGGGGATAAATTCAAAGCTGAAAAACTTATAGATCAG GGAAATTTTTTTCTCAAGAAGGCTCGTGAAGCTGATGAAGAATCTAGCAGAATGATTGTTGAACCCAA GACCTCAGAAGCACAAGAAATGTTGCTCGACTTGCACGACCATGGTTCAAGGGAGGCTATACGTCTACTGAAGTgtcatctttcttctcttgctgGCATTCCGT CATTTGAGTATCTCAAGGTTATCATTGATGCAAGTAATCAAGAAAATACCAAAGGGTCTCGCAGGCGGGCG ATATTAAAACTATTAGAACAGGAAGCTATAAAGTGGATTGAAGGAGAAACAGCTGGTACAATATTGATCCGCTTGGATAGCATTGATCGGAAAAAACTCAGTTTTCTCAAAACATAG